The sequence AATAATCGTTACCTTTATAATGGTAAGGAGGTACAGACTGACCTGGCTAACCAGTATGATTATGGGGCGAGGTTCTATGATCCGGTGATCGGGAGATGGACGACGGTGGATCCGTTAGTAGAAGCGGGGCAGGAGTTTGGAACGCCTTATGGGTATGTGTTTGACGATCCCGTTAAATTCAGAGATCCAGATGGACGAGCTCCTGATATAACTATTGAAGGAGAGAATAATTCAAGTGTAACGATTAAGACGGATTTAATAGATGTAAGGGTAAATGCCAGTTCTTTAGGCTTTGATTTTGGTGGCAAGTACACACTTCAAGGAGATGATTTATTAGGTGCAGCTTTAGATATTGTTGGTATATTTGATCCAACACCCATATCAGATGGTGTTGGCGCAATTAGATCTTTTCGCAAAGGCGATTATGGCGACGCTGTTATTAGTGGATTAAGCGCTCTGTTACCATATGCGGGTGATCTCGCTAAAACTGGAAAAATCAAGAAGGATGTTCAAATCGTTGAGGAAGCGGTTGATGCTGTTAAAGCTGTTCAGAAAGATGCTAAAGCCTTGATGAAAGAGGGGCGATCTGGTAAACAAGCGAGGCTAAAAGAGTTAGCTGATGATGATAAATTAGGGTCTGCCGACCGGGGGTGGTTAAATAATGAAAAGAGACATATTGAGAATGGTAATAGGAAAACTATACGACTTCCTGGTAACTCAAGAAATTCAAAAGGGGCTGGTAAAGTTTTAGCCCACCCACGTGGTGGAAGAGCCAAAAATGGGGTTAGCTATAAAGAAGCCCGAATGCAAGACACAGATTTACATAAACTCGAACATAAACATGGCGGCTATTAATTCAAGTAAAGTTCAGAATATACTAAACATGCGTCCTGAAGAACGATATCATTATTTCATAAGAAAGATTGGCGACTTCGAAGAGGTTTGGGGGCTTTATGATAACGGATGGGCGACAAGTAAAGACAATTTGGGCAATATAGTTCTTCCATTTTGGCCTGAACAAGGCTTTGCTGAACTCTGTGTAGCAGGAACTTGGAAAAGCTATATTCCTAAATCTATATCATTATCAGATTTTATGGATAAGTGGTTACATGGTATGGACAAGGATGGAACTTTGGTTGGTGTTTTTCCAATTCCTGATGGTAAAGGAATAGTACTATCCGCCTCAAAAATTCGTTCTGATATAGAAAACGAATTAGATCAGTACTAAAATTGGTCATGTAATCCCCATTTAGCGCAAGTCTTGTGTGATAGCTATGGAAAAAGCAGACTTGTGCTTTTATGTAATAAACCAAGCCCAACCAAGTGTTGGGCTTTTTTATTTCTTATATGCCAGCCTGGTTTTAGCATGTTGGATAAGCCCATCGATAGCATACATTATATGTTCTCTATCTTCTTCGGGTAGTTGCTGAATGGTTAAAAATTTGCACGCTGACCGGCATAAGCTACAGCTATGACGGCAATGGCAATGCCACAAGCGATGGCGGTAGTAAGAGCATC comes from Mucilaginibacter mali and encodes:
- a CDS encoding RHS repeat domain-containing protein — protein: MGIPPRWCARAARTSVTQPCPQSRAFHLTSTGKQYNGNISKMLYSGSYSGSKSFTYGYDKLNRLITATSTGNTLDEGLTYDVMGNITNLTRGGQSYSSLSYGYSGNQLTGVSGTSFTTRSYAYDGNGNATSDGGSKTIDYNLLNLPRKVRNGSTELANYTYDATGRKLSNTSTASGMNDGTWEYIDGIVYHNGSVAFISTEEGRAVPNGGGNYVYQYNLKDHLGNDRVSFYSNSGTATVLQEDEYYSFGLRHGLYDASNNNRYLYNGKEVQTDLANQYDYGARFYDPVIGRWTTVDPLVEAGQEFGTPYGYVFDDPVKFRDPDGRAPDITIEGENNSSVTIKTDLIDVRVNASSLGFDFGGKYTLQGDDLLGAALDIVGIFDPTPISDGVGAIRSFRKGDYGDAVISGLSALLPYAGDLAKTGKIKKDVQIVEEAVDAVKAVQKDAKALMKEGRSGKQARLKELADDDKLGSADRGWLNNEKRHIENGNRKTIRLPGNSRNSKGAGKVLAHPRGGRAKNGVSYKEARMQDTDLHKLEHKHGGY
- a CDS encoding DUF2750 domain-containing protein — encoded protein: MAAINSSKVQNILNMRPEERYHYFIRKIGDFEEVWGLYDNGWATSKDNLGNIVLPFWPEQGFAELCVAGTWKSYIPKSISLSDFMDKWLHGMDKDGTLVGVFPIPDGKGIVLSASKIRSDIENELDQY